In the Panthera leo isolate Ple1 chromosome C2, P.leo_Ple1_pat1.1, whole genome shotgun sequence genome, atatctatatatatacatatatagatatatatatatttttttttaacgtttatttttgagacagggagagacagagcatgaacgggggagggtcagagagagagggagacacagaatccgaaacaggctccaggctctgagctgtcagcacagagcccaacgcggggctcgaactcacggagtgcgagatcatgacctgagccaaagtcagatgcttaaccgactgagccacccaggcgcccctaaaatatctCAATGTAGTTAGAATAGtctcaaaaactttttaatacaaataaattaattctaaataCTAATGCATTTACAACTAATGTGAATAACTATAGATTTGTTATTTTGATATTAAGTATTGATTCAAAATAACTCCTTTTAGGGAGAAAAATTATTTCCCAATGCTAGCTGTATCTAAACCTGAATGACTTTATGGATGAATGTCtgatattatcatatatatgtgaGGATATAAGCATTTATACATGCTTATTTTTGTTGTATAAAGTCAGATTAAACATTCtcagatttatatttaaagtgcaaaAAAGTCACTATTCTAGATTtatattgcattatttttttttctatttgcaaCTTTCAGacatgcatatatgcatttttgtgtatgtatctagtatatatgtatgtatatacatccTATTCCTGCCTTTTACAAACTCAAGAATCCCTTCCCAATTAACGTATGTGGTAAGCAGGTGAATTATACAGAGAAGAACTTACATATCTACATGGCTCAATAATATggaatttacttttgaaaaataaaagtccttgTATGTATACTTTGTTCAACACCTCCTGGGTGCTAGATGTGTACTTAAGCATAGATGATTAAGCCActgaaaacaatttctttttgttaatatatCAAAGTTTCTAGCAATCCAATTAATGGTGATTATGTGTGCATAAACATATATGATCTATAGAGATTATGAAATAATGTTTGATCTTTATTAGTATCACTAAAAGCAGACTGGACAGTGTAATTCATTAAGCATTCtaaatcattaataaaatttggtctaattgtttccatttttgttatataaaataaacattgccagcagatttatattttaaatgcaaaaaaaaatcacttagatTGCTATTATGTTACCATTTGCTTCTATTTGCAAGTTTCAAAGAAGTTCATTCTTATAATTAAATATGTTCCCTAGATATAAATCGCTAAATTAAAATACTCGATTGTCAAACTTTTTCATCAATAACAAATCATATTCTAGCCAATTAAAACAAAGTGATGGTCTTTTTGATAGGATCCTGATGATTTTCTGGGTTGTGAGACTTAAATAGTGTTATTAAATTACGCACCCTTCAAGTTTGTAGCAATTGTTAACAGCACACTCCTTCATTGGTAATATCACAACAgcacatttcttcatttaacGAAGCTCGCGTGCCCACTACAAGCACTTTCCTAGGCACTGGACAAACAACAGTAAACAAGCCAGACATCATTCCTGCACTGTTGCAGCTTACAAAATAGTTTGGGTTCAGAATCCATAAACcctattttctataaataaacatcaaaaaagctAAATCTTTGGGAAGAATAAAAGATCAAAAGTATCGCTTCTAATTAAGATTTATTCCTACGTGCACTAATAAAATTCTAACGCACCTCCAGCTCTTAAGTGCAAACAATTTAGTTCAAACAAACTATTAGTGCTGATGGTAAACAGGACATTGGTCAcaattttctaattgtattttctttctatggCGATATTCTTTATTTAGCATTAtgactgaaatattaaaaagctaATAAACAGCCTTGGGAAAAGGAATCTTGAAAGACCCATGTGCACACTCCATGTGTGCGTGTGTAGATaaagagggagtgagaaagaCTTTGAAAGAATTATTGTTTTATTCCTATTGGTATCTTTGGCTTAAAAATACACAGTTTGGCttctgagaatattttaaagaaaataagtcaccaatatttaaattgtattaattttttaaagtagaaaagcGTCTGCAAAAGTTGTTGATATAAAATTTTTGAAGCCAACCAAATaactaatttctatttttgttggggaagagaaaggaaagaaaaacagaaaaattggatGTTACACAATAGTAAATTTTATCTGCATTCAAGGTGCTCCttagaaatagtaaataaactCTGATTCAGACTTGTTTTCACCcgtttttctctctgccttctatTGCAAAACCAAACTCTTACtacttctttctcaagattcagTTCTTCAGCCATTCGCATGATCTCTTGAGAGGAAGGTTTATTCTGTTCTCCAAAGTGTCTCTCCAGAGCATCTTTAGCAGCGATACTGAGTAGGGAGGGATATAGAGAAGTGTGAGATTAAGGTGTTTTAATGATGTTTTGGCAGATCAAAATTCAGTAATGCTGAATTTCATAAATatcaacatgaaaatatttaaagactctGAAAACATTTCCAAAGCTTCAACAAAGATAAGTGTGTAGCCTGTAGAACATTTAGATGCTTGTGTTACACAGGGTACCGTAAGCAGAGTCACAGGAAGAAATAAGGGAATTTAGACTTTCTATGTTTATCCAACTTTGTGCCACTAGAGGGCACTGACTTcctgaaaaggaaatgaacactTGTGTGGGCATTTCTAAATGTCCCTCAGAAATCATTTAAGTTATTTATAATAGGTGAGATGTTAAGTGAATAACTCATCGaccaaaacaaaatgtatattttagcaTTTCCTCTGTAATTTTcacacaaattaccaaaagaTGAGCCAACAGTCTTTCTAGCTTGAAATGCAAGGAACCATGTTGGACTTTAAGAGACTGAAATACTGATTGctacttttgctatttttaataacATAGATACCATATTGCCAGAGCAAGACATATCTGAAAGgacagcagaaataaacactttGTATAAGTAATTGTTTAATTCTTGTTTTAGCCAAAAACTTGTGGAGTGAATGTTCTTACTGGCTCTAGGTTATTAAATTATGCTTTTCCACCAATCTTGTTTTTTCAATGGACTCTATTCACCATGCATTTGTGTTATGTTGCACCTATGTTATCCTCAAATActcttccatatatatatatatatatatatatatatatatatatatatacacacacacacacactatatatatatctatatgaatatatatagatatacatatatatatgtatatattccattTCCTCTATACCTTTTAGTGTCTCAAAAGAATACCTTATAGTTGTTCTtcgcttccttttcctttcatttgctcCCACTTTTTCATTGTATAAAGCTgtaatggggaaaagagaaacaattgCAAAAACAAAGTAGGTTTTAAAAAACTGTCAGATTTGAGTTTcaagttttctttataaaacaatgcaaaataaagtctatacatttttgttttacagttttgcatTCTGTGTTATTTTATAGTACAAGACCCAGCACAAAAATGTTAAGGCAGAAATACTAACTCTGCAAAGACAAACATCTATAAATGATGACCCTACCATAGTTTCCTtggaacattttattaaaaagctcTCAAACTTTGCTCTTTATCCAGCTTTGATGGTAGTATGAGTAGGTAATTTTATTACATTAGCAATTGCTTATGTACTTATTTGGAAGACTGGTGTGTACAAATTCTCTGCCTACGGTAATATTAGGTTATAAAAATTCCTGTACAATCACTATGGTATAGCACAGAGCCAAAAAATCtggatgtgtttaaaaaaaaaaaaaaaaaagtcatgtcatCACCTCATGCCTGTGCCACGTTATCTAGAAACCTGTTCTTCTACAGCTTATCTTCTCACTCGGTTTACCCTTCTCAGTAAACTTATTTCTATGCTTTCattatccttcctttttttagtattatgaaacattttttgtaatatgaaatttattgtcaaattggtttccatacaacacccagtgctcatcccaataggtgccctcctcaatgcccaccacccacccacctcccctccctcccaccccccatcagctcattctccatttttaagagtctcttatgctttggctccctccctctctaacctttttttttttttttttcttctcctcccccatggtcttctgttaaatttctcaggatccacataagagtgaaaacatatggtatctgtctttccctacCATTGTTTCTAGGTTAAAACATCACACAGCCCTCAGAGATCTAACTTCAGTACCTCCGACTTGCTCTGCTTCCTCCAGCCATTTTGATAATATTGCTTTTAGTTTGCATGCGTTTTTAAAGCTGAGCTGCAGGTTTTCAAATCGGCAGATAGTCGTTTGACTGAATTCTGAGCCATGCACAGCTGCCAGGGCTTCCCCAACATTCGTTTGGGTGTATCCTGTGAGAGGGCAATAAAGACCCATTAGCTCCAGCTGTTCAAGAAAGATTCACTCTGGTCTTTCTTTTGGTCTTTATGAAGCATTTCTTTTAAGCATATGCATTGGCAATTTAGAACTGTTTAGTAAGTTCCATGTAGAATTGTCAAGTACTTCAAAAAATACTCTTAGTTAATTTTTTCTAGAAGGCAAAACAATTCAGACAGGAACATCTGCCATTCACAGTACTTAGTGACATTGGATAGAGGTATCAAACATTTTATAAGacactaaaaaatttttgctGTCTTTATTAAATGTCTGATGATATATGCTAAAAAATACAGTGTATTAAATATGATGCATAAAATGTATGatatatcacaaatatttttatctcaacTATAAAATTTTCAACTATATTGCTAAAGGGTACCAAGTAAAACTAAGAATTATGTTTACTTTCcctaaaaacatgtttattccaAGACTGTGATCACCCAGTATTTTACATGTATCTTCGAGGACATTTATTATATCATTTGGTAATGCTTCAGGCCAAAGATCCTCATTGATTGTCCCAAAACATTTTTAGAGTACAAGTTGATATCAACCATCAGCACTGAATTTGAAATATTAACAGCAATATAAATAGCTCATTGAAAATGGTTGTTGTAAAGATGCCTATTGCTGTGTTTATCATATATAGTCATTGCATATTAATTCAGGGCCTATAGCTATATATCTGTATGCATAAAATGGTTACATACAATGCCCatcaataaatattacaaaattaccTGTGGTTCATTCCACAGGTGCGGAGGGTGGAACTATCATTTTCAATCCATTTAAAAGATACACTACTTCATGAATTTAAATCAAGGttaatttttatagttattttatgttaaaaaacacTATTGAATGGAAAGCATGCAAAGGCTATCTACAGTTcacagagaaagaattccaaatgaCTATAAAACACATGAAGTACCGTTTTTCAATCTTCactcaaatttaaaatgaaagtacCATGAGGTACCACTTTGACCTATCTGATTTACCTGATTTGCAAAGACCCAAAAGATTAAACCACATTTTTCTTCAACAATTTTATTCTGTGTGCTGTCGgtcactgttctaagtgctgagGATAtgcttttaaggaaaaataaaaataaaaaattcctgcCTTCATAAAGATTATATTCTGAGCAGTTTGCCAAGAGACACTCGTGGTGGTAAAATTTGGTACAACCTCTATACAGACCAATTTGACAAcatctatcaaaattacaaatacacacactttaattaagaaattgtgtttttaacACTTGTCctacatataaatttatgtaGGTACAAAATGGCATTTATGATGTGAATCatcataggattttttaaaaatgagtttattttgagagagagacatagtgtggaagcagggggaggggcagagagagagagagagagagagagaatcccaagtgggctctgcactgtcagcatggagcccaaagtggggcccaaactcatttGAGctcaaactcatttttttttatagaaaaaaatctatattgaaAGGTCTGTATAGTTGCTTATATGTACATAAGGTATCTCTGGAAGGATGCAAAGAAACCTGATAAACAGGAAAGACAAACAGAAAGGATATATTTCACTTACGCCCTTTA is a window encoding:
- the POU1F1 gene encoding pituitary-specific positive transcription factor 1 isoform X2; amino-acid sequence: MSCQPFTSADTFIPLNSESSATLPLIMHHSAAECLPVSNHATNVMSTATGLHYSVPSCHYGNQPSTYGVMAGSLTPCLYKFPDHTLSHGFPPMHQPLLAEDPTVTDFKQELRRKSKLIEEPIDMDSPEIRELEKFANEFKVRRIKLGYTQTNVGEALAAVHGSEFSQTTICRFENLQLSFKNACKLKAILSKWLEEAEQVGALYNEKVGANERKRKRRTTISIAAKDALERHFGEQNKPSSQEIMRMAEELNLEKEVVRVWFCNRRQREKRVKTSLNQSLFTISKEHLECR